In the Clostridium cellulovorans 743B genome, ATTACTCTTACATCCACTTAACAAAGATATCATCAGCATCATAATTATAAGTAAATAAGCTGTTTTTTTCATTTTCATTCTCCTTTTAGATTTCATAGTAATTTTTTCAATAACTAAATTAGTTATACATTTTGATAAGACGTTTTTATACTAGTTAAATATCTATTGTAGATTTTATGCACTGGTGCAAGATTCTATGAAAAAGGTAGCGACTTAAAGTTTCTTTTCAAAACAAAAGAATTCACCCTTTCTAAATTTAACAATGCCTCTTTTTTCATAACCATTATTCTCATATAATCTACATGCTATGCTATTTTTAGTAAATGAGTCTAAACGTATTGAATCATATGCCTCTTCTTTTCCTCGCTTTTCAGCATACTGGATAAGTTTTGTAGCAATTCCCATACCTTGATATTTTGGATCAACACAAACTCGATGAATAATCAAATTATTATCACTAGTAGTATTCCATGAAATTGATTCATATTCTCTATCTTGATAATTATTTAAAACAGCAAAGCCAGTAATTTTATTATCAGATATACATACATATAGATTTTCCCCTTGAATATCTTCTTGTATTACAATTTCATTAGGATAAATATCATCCCATTGATATATGCCATTCTGTTCCATGTTCTTAATAGAATCTCTAATTATCCTCATTATTTCTTGAATTTCTGCTAAATTTCCTTTTCTAAATTCCATACTAATAAGCCCTCTTTCTATTCATCTATAAGTTTAGTAGTCAATAAACTTAATTATGGAATAACCTATATAAAAAGATTCTACTGATTATATTCCAATTACATAAGTTTTAAGCCATCATTTGCATTCTCTTAAGGTATTCTATTACATTTTCTGCTTCTTCTTTGGAATATTCAAAGTTGAAATGTGTTGATACAGTGATAGCAAGTTCGTGGAAAAACTCACATATCTTGAGCAACTTGTCCCAAATTTCTTTATACTCTCCATTAGGGAATAAGTTTGTGAATCTGTCCATATCACTATCACTAAGGTATCTTTTAAAATATTTATAACACTTTCCTGTAGAAACTGAAAAATCATATTCAATTCCAATTTTCCAATTAAGCATTTTTAAAAACATATCCATCTGGTAATGTTCCATGAAAAATTTAACATACATTAATTCTTCTCTACATAAACCTTTTGCAATATTTGTATTTAACCACCAAAACTCATTACAACAATCCCTAAATTCTTCTTTTGACGGTTTTTGAATATAGTAATAATCCTTAACTTCGATGTTATGTAAACCATCTATTCCATCTTTATCAAGTAATATAATCCTAGGTTCTTTATCATTTATTCTTCTTTTAACATTTTCAATATCAACAAGCGTTAAATCAATTCTATTACCATCTAGAAATTGCATTAAGTATATAAAATCTTCGTTACTATTATAATCATACTGATGACTATACCAATCAACTGATTTCTGCATAATTAATCTATCACCAAATTGGTCTAGCCAATGATCATCCTTTGTAAAAGATTGAATTTCATTTACTATATAAACAATATCAAAATCTGAATATTTATCTTGGGTTGCATCAGGATCTACTCGTGAACCTGATAAATATACAGCTCGAATCCTAGCATCTTCTTTAGCTATATTTAATATTAAATCCATCATTTCTTGAGTATTTCTCATTTTATAACTACCTTTCAACACTTCCACTTACTGATTGAAATTTTAAAAAACGTGTTCCTTTAAAAGTTAAGGTTCCCCATTCATGTTCTGTAATATTTCTAAATACACGTCTTCCAACGTTAAATTTAATTTCACTGCCAGTGTCCAGTTGAAATATCAGGATCAAGGCTTCATTTGTCGACATCATGCCATTACCATCAGTATGGGAATGCATGTCTCTCTTTTTCTTAATTAGTTGAGCTTTAGTAGATATAACAGGTGAATTTTCATTTTTAATATAAGTGGCTATTCCCATAAATGCTACAAAAGCAAAGAAAATAAAAAATATTATTTGAAAGCTAAACATCTATAACTCCTCCGAAATTTTCTTGAGTGATTTCATAATATATATCCTACAATGAAGTAGCTGATGATTAA is a window encoding:
- a CDS encoding GNAT family N-acetyltransferase: MEFRKGNLAEIQEIMRIIRDSIKNMEQNGIYQWDDIYPNEIVIQEDIQGENLYVCISDNKITGFAVLNNYQDREYESISWNTTSDNNLIIHRVCVDPKYQGMGIATKLIQYAEKRGKEEAYDSIRLDSFTKNSIACRLYENNGYEKRGIVKFRKGEFFCFEKKL
- a CDS encoding aminoglycoside 6-adenylyltransferase encodes the protein MRNTQEMMDLILNIAKEDARIRAVYLSGSRVDPDATQDKYSDFDIVYIVNEIQSFTKDDHWLDQFGDRLIMQKSVDWYSHQYDYNSNEDFIYLMQFLDGNRIDLTLVDIENVKRRINDKEPRIILLDKDGIDGLHNIEVKDYYYIQKPSKEEFRDCCNEFWWLNTNIAKGLCREELMYVKFFMEHYQMDMFLKMLNWKIGIEYDFSVSTGKCYKYFKRYLSDSDMDRFTNLFPNGEYKEIWDKLLKICEFFHELAITVSTHFNFEYSKEEAENVIEYLKRMQMMA
- a CDS encoding DUF2500 domain-containing protein, whose amino-acid sequence is MFSFQIIFFIFFAFVAFMGIATYIKNENSPVISTKAQLIKKKRDMHSHTDGNGMMSTNEALILIFQLDTGSEIKFNVGRRVFRNITEHEWGTLTFKGTRFLKFQSVSGSVER